One Microbacterium keratanolyticum DNA window includes the following coding sequences:
- a CDS encoding WhiB family transcriptional regulator codes for MSADDAWDALNDALAHTTPACEGRVLFTADRLSDDQRALCKSICARCPLFDLCDAYAITAKVESGYWAGHSYSPKGRK; via the coding sequence ATGAGTGCCGACGACGCCTGGGACGCCCTGAACGACGCCCTGGCACACACGACGCCTGCATGCGAGGGCCGGGTGCTGTTCACCGCCGACCGGCTCTCAGACGATCAGCGGGCGCTGTGCAAGTCGATCTGTGCCCGGTGCCCTCTCTTCGACCTGTGCGACGCATACGCCATCACGGCCAAGGTCGAGTCCGGATATTGGGCCGGGCACTCGTACTCACCAAAGGGGCGCAAGTGA
- a CDS encoding AAA family ATPase, producing MTASKSVSKPTRRRRPVPKASVKDTEPTFGEDVAEALSNPAPKKANDLLQQEFPELDWIVPGVIPDGCHLLIAAPKIGKSLLTLGVGIACATGGKVLGLVKVRQRPVLLLDLESGERRLQSRLKALGVRTLPGSFEYHTDPDTALTVLRSFLDEHRGESPLVILDTLSGVMGSRPRDMTQFQHEKSTLQPLQKLCADDPGTSIIVVHHNRKSREGDSVDASSGTHGLTAAVDGILALNRPSRREAGATLICELRDIEGDEYALLLGVDGWVFDGASLLEARMNAMEHRRQERVAKQGDLNSELMDLLRLHGPMTPAVAYEVYQREPNATANVQSVRNALARLRSRGLVSKNAGGKYALLLATPELPELRVAAVSPDVSSPDFGDVKGNSNSRNSGGYTKRATPRQTRR from the coding sequence GTGACCGCCAGCAAGTCAGTCAGCAAGCCGACGCGTCGGCGTAGGCCGGTGCCCAAGGCATCCGTCAAGGACACCGAACCGACCTTCGGTGAGGATGTGGCCGAGGCACTGTCGAACCCCGCCCCGAAGAAGGCCAACGATCTGCTCCAGCAGGAGTTCCCCGAGCTGGACTGGATCGTGCCGGGTGTCATCCCTGATGGGTGCCACCTGCTGATCGCGGCTCCCAAGATCGGCAAGAGCCTGCTCACGCTCGGGGTCGGTATCGCCTGCGCCACGGGCGGCAAGGTACTCGGGCTGGTGAAGGTGCGTCAGCGTCCGGTGCTGCTGCTCGACCTGGAGTCCGGTGAGCGACGCCTACAGAGCCGCCTGAAGGCGCTCGGAGTGCGCACCCTGCCGGGCAGCTTCGAGTACCACACCGACCCCGACACGGCGCTTACCGTGCTGCGGTCGTTCCTGGATGAGCACCGGGGCGAGTCACCGCTGGTGATCCTCGACACGCTCTCGGGCGTGATGGGGAGCCGCCCCCGTGACATGACTCAGTTCCAGCACGAGAAGAGCACCCTCCAGCCGTTGCAGAAGCTGTGCGCCGACGATCCCGGTACGTCGATCATCGTCGTGCATCACAACCGCAAGTCCCGGGAGGGCGACAGCGTCGATGCGTCATCGGGTACGCACGGTCTGACTGCCGCCGTGGATGGCATCCTCGCGCTCAACCGTCCGTCCCGCCGTGAGGCCGGGGCCACGCTGATCTGCGAGCTGCGCGACATCGAAGGTGACGAGTACGCGCTCCTGCTCGGTGTCGACGGCTGGGTGTTCGACGGCGCGAGCCTGCTCGAAGCCCGCATGAACGCGATGGAGCACCGCCGCCAGGAGCGGGTCGCCAAGCAGGGTGACCTCAACTCCGAGCTGATGGACCTGCTGCGGCTGCACGGCCCCATGACGCCCGCCGTGGCGTACGAGGTCTATCAGCGCGAGCCGAACGCGACCGCCAACGTGCAGTCCGTGCGGAACGCGCTCGCACGCCTGCGTAGCCGAGGGCTCGTGTCCAAGAACGCGGGCGGCAAGTACGCGCTTTTGCTTGCAACCCCTGAGTTGCCTGAGTTGCGAGTTGCAGCGGTCTCTCCTGATGTCAGTTCCCCTGATTTTGGTGATGTGAAGGGCAACTCCAACTCACGCAACTCAGGGGGTTATACCAAACGCGCAACCCCGCGCCAGACACGTCGATGA
- a CDS encoding bifunctional DNA primase/polymerase, whose protein sequence is MSLLRAALRLADAGWAVLPLDGKKPTTGLTPHGHKDATTDRRTIRKWWAEGDWNIGAPVPDNVVVFDIDPRNGGSRRALELAAGVPLVPTLTTRSGSGGWHLYYVRPWEHVSGGKLPTGIDFKSNGYLVMPPSIHPDTGQPYRWNRRPIEHMTLELAQLVLATPAERRDGGVYDIGALVSWVRTLPKGERHNGLHWAARRMHEAGASTRHAEQLIEAAEDIGFSPYEARRVVESAQEGSRS, encoded by the coding sequence GTGAGCTTGTTGCGTGCGGCGCTGCGTCTGGCCGATGCCGGATGGGCGGTGCTGCCGCTCGACGGCAAGAAGCCCACGACAGGCCTCACTCCGCACGGGCACAAGGACGCAACTACCGACCGGCGCACGATCCGCAAATGGTGGGCCGAGGGTGACTGGAACATCGGCGCTCCCGTACCCGACAACGTCGTGGTGTTCGACATCGACCCCCGCAACGGCGGCTCGCGTCGGGCGCTGGAACTGGCAGCCGGTGTGCCGCTCGTCCCGACGCTGACGACTCGGAGCGGATCGGGTGGCTGGCACCTGTACTACGTCCGGCCGTGGGAGCACGTCAGCGGCGGCAAGCTCCCGACCGGCATCGACTTCAAGTCCAACGGCTACCTGGTGATGCCGCCGAGCATCCATCCCGACACCGGCCAGCCGTACAGGTGGAACCGTCGCCCCATCGAGCACATGACGCTCGAACTCGCCCAACTGGTGCTGGCGACCCCCGCCGAGCGCCGCGATGGAGGCGTCTACGACATCGGCGCGCTGGTCTCGTGGGTGCGCACCCTGCCCAAGGGCGAGCGTCACAACGGCCTGCATTGGGCCGCGCGCCGCATGCACGAGGCCGGTGCCAGCACGCGCCACGCCGAACAACTCATCGAGGCCGCTGAAGACATCGGCTTCTCCCCTTACGAGGCTCGCCGCGTGGTCGAGTCTGCACAGGAAGGATCACGCTCGTGA